ACTCCACAACCAAGAAGGTATCTATAGTTTAGACAGTTAAGAACATGTACATACCTAGTTTTTCATTTAACTTGGATCCAAACTAGGGGTAACTAATTTGGATGCATGCACAAAAATTTTCATTCTGATTTTTGTAAACATTTCATTGAAAACTGGGCGTGGATGTGAATTGGAACAGGATCACACTACTGAAACTTACATAGGTTTTGCAGTCTCACAAAAGGCAGGAAAGTCAAGCTCTCGCTTTTCACCTCAATCACTACCTTTTTACCACACCGCCATGTGACGTTGAGCACATCTCCTAGGTAGtttccttgtctgcaaaatgAAATGTGGACTAGATGCCCCATCTGGCTCTAACAGTCTCAATACTGTAACTGATGCAGAGCACCTATTTCCTTCCTACTTGAAGGAACTGCAAAAGAACTAAACATTAGAACCACAAAGCAATTTCATGAGGCAGCCAAATTAGTTCTGATAAGGAAAATTATTTAGCATGAGTTCATGACTTGAATCAATCCCAATCTGTTAGAGATATAGCTGAATCAGATTTAATAGCCTCCCTGTAATCAATAAAGGAGAACACACTGTCTGGACTAGGCAAGGAAGGAGAGGTATCAGCATCTCTTAATAGCCTTTATTCTTCTGCTTACTCTCACTCCTCACCCTCCTTCCTTGAACCCAAGTTTGAGTATTTAATGAAAGtttcagaaaatgaatgaatgggaaatGAGGGAGGTGAGGAGATGGCAAAGGAGTTGTCAGCTGACAGTCCACATCTTTGTCCTGCTGCTGTGCTGAGAAGGTAGTCAAAGGAATATTACTTGTAGAATATTTGTCACTGCATCTCCTCAGCCATTAGTGAGCTCTGATTTCTTGGAGATTCTAGAAAGCTCTGCACAACTGTTGTGATGTATctaatattatttcttctataGTTGCtgatgttcaattttttttttttgagatggagttttgctcttgttccccaggctggagtgcaatggcatgatctcggctcaccgcagtgagaatcgcttgagcccagaagacggaggttgtagtgactAAGAAATGGTCAAGCAACATCACACAGAATTCCCCTCTGCCATGGTACTTTAAACTTCACGTTTTTGCATGAATCAAAAAGCAAGTgatcgccaggcgcggtggctcactcctgtaatcccagcattttgggaggccgaggtgggtggatcatttgaggtcaggagttcaagaccagcctggccacccatggcaataccccatctctaataaaaatacaaaaattagccaggtgtggtggtgcgggcctatggtcccagctactcgggagactgaggcaggagaatcgcttgaacccgggaggcggaggttgcaatgagccaagattgcgccaccgcactccagtctgggtgacagagcgaggctccatctcaaaaaaaaaaaaaaaaaaaaaaaaagcaagcttcaCGTACAAGGCATCACTTCATGCACAAGGCACTGAGCTGACAAAGCCATGGCCTTTGCTCAGATAGGGTTGAGAGACAATAATCAATTATTGCCAAAATAAAAGGACTCTAGGAATTCAGAGGGAATCCCAATGCATTTTGTACAAACAGAACAGAATAAAAGTAGGGAGGCTAGGTgcactccagcactttgggaggccaaggcaggagaccagactgggcaacagagccctTAAAAcctcatatccaaaaaaaaaattttttaattagctgggcatgtggtggggcacctgtagtccttagctctttgggaggctgagatgggaggactgcttgaatccagaagttcaaggctgcagtaagctatgattgtgccactgcactctagcctgggagacaaagctagaccctgcctcagaaaaacaaaaacaaaaaaacccacagcaGTTAAATTTATCCTcacttttattactattttttagagacagagtgtcactctgtcacccagcctggagtgcagtggcgcgatctcggctcgttgcaacctccgcctcctggtttccaTTAactcacctgcctcagtctcctaagtagctgggtctacaggcgtgcaccaccacgcccagcttatttttgtattttcagtagagacggggtttcaccatgttggccaggctagtctggaactcctgacctcaggtgatccacctacctcagcctcccaaagtgctgggattatgggtgtgagccaccacgcccagcctatccTCACTTTTAGAATCCCATGATTCTGAAACTGCAATTTGACctgtccttttaaaataatttttacctttaGCAAGTGCAAGCAAGCGAGAGCCACACGACACATTATCTTTGCATGTCTAGTCATAAGATACTCCACCGTTAAACAGTAGAAAACAAGAATATCTCCCACTAGAAAAACTTAAGGCCTAACAGGTCACCTCCTATGGGGCAAGtttaaaaagctattttctgGAGCAGGTACTAGGATGGCCTTCAGGAGCATTTTAGTGCTTTCTGACCTACTACCTTTCCTCAAAGCTTTCAATCCTTTTGGGCTTTCTCCACTTGAATGTGAACACCTACAGATCTACAGCTCAGAAACCAGGATGCTTAATGGGTAATTCCCTCATTTCTCTTGCTCTCACAATTGGTGTTTATGGGGAAGTATCAACTACTTGCAGTGCCATTTCCCCATCAATTACTAGAGAGTGGggaaagtgaaatttaaaaagcattaagaCATGTAAAAGTTCTCCCACAACTGGTTTCCATTCATGAAATATTTATGCAGAGTTTATAAGCTATAAAGCCAGAGATGACTTAATTCAACAGATTTGACTTTTCCAAACTGAGTGGGTGCAGTACTCCAAGGGGAATTATTCAGGTTTCAAAGCTCAGATTCAAAGAGAAAACGATCTAATTTGTCACTCCTTACACTAATATTCTCAAAAGTCAAGTCCAATGCGATTTAGCAATAAGAAGGGACTAGGATTTATAAAGTTGCCTTTTAATGAGAATGTATAGTCTACTTGTTTTAACAAGTTGAGCCTAAGATTAATGTATTGCGTACAGTTCAGAAAATCATGGGCCTCAACTGCATGAACACTATTACAAAACAGTAAATGTTGATAATATTTAAGTTGAACAAATTCACAGAGGCGTTAAATCGGCCAAACGAGTACAACAAAGACACACCTTTCCAACTCTTCAATTTGTCATAGTTTCCTTAAAAATCAGGAaatctttgttttgctttaaggCAAATTGTCAGGTCGACCAAAAGGACAGATAAGAGCAGAAACACTTCGCTGCAATGTAACTCATTCAGGAAGGTTTAACTTGCCGCTAATCCGtgccacaaaaaaaaatctaggctcTGTTGCAGGTACAATGGAGGACACGGCTGAaaaaatttggaattttaaatgaGACAAATGCAAAACCTGGTGGGCGTAAAAAGGAGCACCTATGAAAGTGACAAATAGGGGGAAAGGGTGGGCAAGGGAAACAATGGCTGACTGGAGAGCAAAGAAGGGGAAGCTCAGGAGAAAATTTTAGAAAGCCGCCAGGACCCTGTAGTTCTAAGATCTACGGGGAAACAGGCACCCAACGGCTGCGTCTCAGGTTTCCGCGGGTCACTAAAGAATAACGGACATCCTCCCAACGGTGGCCCTGGGGCTCCGCGGGCGCTTCCGCCGAGCTCGCGCCGACCCCGCGCTCGGCCCCGCACCCCGCCGGGCGCTCGCGGCGAGATACCGGACGCTGCCCGCGTCGCCCGATTTTGTCCGTTCGGTCCTCCACACTCACCCCGCGGCCATCGCTCGCCCGAAGCCAGGCGACAAGAACAAACACCTCCCGACGCGAAAAAGGAAGCACAGGCGATTCTCGTCAAAGCAGACTTTATTGGGGCGACAGGGCCGCCCCGCACGCGCCAGCCGCTCCCCGCGCGGCCCCCGGGCCGCCCACCCGCCTCAACCCCGCTCCCGGCcggcccctccctcccttctcctcagGCTCCCGCCCCCGTGGTGCCCGGGGCCGCGCGGACCGCTCACCGGCTCCCAAGGCAGCGGCTGTAGCGGCGACGCCCCGTTCCCGAGTGCGGCCCCGGCCCGAGGCGGCGGGTTTTGTGGCTGTTGCACCGCGAAGGGCGGCAGCCGCGCGACACCGGGAAGCGggaggcggtggcggcggcggcggcgcgctGACGTCACGCGCCGCGGGCCAGCCAGGGCGCGTGCGAGCCGCCCCGCCCCCGGTCCCATCGGCCCCAATCCGGGAGGAGCCCGGCGAGTGGGCGGGGCCGCGGAGGCCAGCGGACAGATCGATTGGCCGAGAGGAGAATCGAGAGGGCGAACGGGCGAGTGGCAGCGAGGCGGGGCGGGCTGAGGCCAGCGCGGAAGTCTCGCGAGGCCGGGCCCGAGCAGAGTGTGGCGGCGGCGGCGAGATCTGGGCTCGGGTTGAGGAGTTGGTATTTGTGTGGAAGGAGGCGGAGGCGCAGGAGGAAGGGGGAAGCGGAGCGCCGGCCCGGAGGGCGGGAGGAGGCGCGGCCAGGGCGGGCGGTTGCGGCGAGGCGAGGCGAGGCGGGGAGCCGAGACGAGCAGCGGCCGAGCGAGCGCGGGCGCGGGCGCACCGAGGCGAGGGAGGCGGGGAagccccgccgccgccgcggcgcCCGCCCCTTCCCCCGCCGCCCGCCCCCTCTCCCCCCGCCCGCTCGCCgccttcctccctctgccttccTTCCCCACGGCCGGCCGCCTCCTCGCCCGCCCGCCCGCAGCCGAGGAGCCGAGGCCGCCGCGGCCGTGGCGGCGGAGCCCTCAGCCATGGCCTCGGGCGACACCCTCTACATCGCCACGGACGGCTCGGAGATGCCGGCCGAGATCGTGGAGCTGCACGAGATCGAGGTGGAGACCATCCCGGTGGAGACCATCGAGACCACAGTGGTgggcgaggaggaggaggaggacgacgACGACGAGGACGGCGGCGGTGGCGACCACGGCGGCGGGGGCGGCCACGGGCACGccggccaccaccaccaccaccatcaccaccaccaccacccgcCCATGATCGCTCTGCAGCCGCTGGTCACCGACGACCCGACCCAGGTGCACCACCACCAGGAGGTGATCCTGGTGCAGACGCGCGAGGAGGTGGTGGGCGGCGACGACTCGGACGGGCTGCGCGCCGAGGACGGCTTCGAGGATCAGATTCTCATCCCGGTGCCCGCGCCGGCCGGCGGCGACGACGACTACATTGAACAAACGCTGGTCACCGTGGCGGCGGCCGGCaagagcggcggcggcggctcgtCGTCGTCGGGAGGCGGCCGCGTCAAGAAGGGCGGCGGCAAGAAGAGCGGCAAGAAGAGTTACCTCAGCGGCGGGGCCGGcgcggcgggcggcggcggcgccgaCCCGGGCAACAAGAAGTGGGAGCAGAAGCAGGTGCAGATCAAGACCCTGGAGGGCGAGTTCTCGGTCACCATGTGGTCCTCAGGTGAGCGCCGGC
This genomic stretch from Homo sapiens chromosome 14, GRCh38.p14 Primary Assembly harbors:
- the YY1 gene encoding transcriptional repressor protein YY1; amino-acid sequence: MASGDTLYIATDGSEMPAEIVELHEIEVETIPVETIETTVVGEEEEEDDDDEDGGGGDHGGGGGHGHAGHHHHHHHHHHHPPMIALQPLVTDDPTQVHHHQEVILVQTREEVVGGDDSDGLRAEDGFEDQILIPVPAPAGGDDDYIEQTLVTVAAAGKSGGGGSSSSGGGRVKKGGGKKSGKKSYLSGGAGAAGGGGADPGNKKWEQKQVQIKTLEGEFSVTMWSSDEKKDIDHETVVEEQIIGENSPPDYSEYMTGKKLPPGGIPGIDLSDPKQLAEFARMKPRKIKEDDAPRTIACPHKGCTKMFRDNSAMRKHLHTHGPRVHVCAECGKAFVESSKLKRHQLVHTGEKPFQCTFEGCGKRFSLDFNLRTHVRIHTGDRPYVCPFDGCNKKFAQSTNLKSHILTHAKAKNNQ